The genome window CGGCGCGGATCGACGTCATCCGGGAACGAATGATCGATACCGGACAGACCTATTCGTACGATCGGACGAAAGACCCATCGGCCCGGAAAGATCGTCAAGGAACAAGCGTCGCGATTCCTGATTCCGCTCCACGACATTGCCGCATATCCCGAAGGCACCTGCGTGTATTCGAATTCAGGCCATAGCGACGTGAATCCACTACGGAAGGTACAGATCTCGAAGAGGATGTGCTTACGACCATCCCATTGCTGCGGGGTCGAGAACGGGAACTTCACCCATGTCGGCGTGCCCGCGACAGCATCGAACACGTGCGCCCCATTGTCGTACACGGTCGTCATGTTGTTGTCCATCGGCGAAGGCACGACATTGAAGTCGACGAACTTCATCCTGATCGTGAACCGGCGGCTGTTGAACGGTGTGATGTTGCGGAAGTTGAAGGCAATGGACTCCAATCTTCCTGGAGTCAGTCCGTAGAAGGCCGCCTCTTCGGCCCTGATGATGAACTGCGAGCGTACCGTCCAGTAGAAATCACTGAACGGATTCGGGTTGAACCCGAAGGGCATCCAGGTCCTGGGACTTCCGGTACTGCCACCGGAAATCTCGACGTGGGACTGGGCCCTTGTCTGACCCGGACTCAACAGTCCGAGTAAGGCAATAGCGAAGATGGTCGCCATCCGCAGATGCGGACGGAGGAGCAAGCGATACATAGGTTGTGCACCGAATAACTGTGAAGGAAACCGGATTGTAGCCTGGTCGTCTACCCAGCCCTGGTTGCCGCCTGGCGGATCGATACAGCACCGGATCGGATCCTGGCAGTCCAACTGGACATGACTGAGTACTGTGGTGCAATGCCGCCCTCTGGCATAGCCCACCATCCCACCTGACCCACACTATCGAAAGACGGAAGTTCCGGCACGGTGTCCATGCTACCCTCTAGCATGGCCCTGCTGCCCGTTGCCCATCGTACTGCTCTTCGTTCACAGGGTGCATGCCCCCTCAGGCATCTCCCTGCATCATTAACCGATGAGAAAATAACATTTTTTCATTGGTGATGTACGTATCCCGAAAAAATTCGACGGAACGACGGAATACCCTCTCCGTGTTCCACGCGTCGGTGCTCCGAGGCAAATATGGGGATGCCCGCCGTACCGCCGATGACGGATGCCGCCAGTGAGCATCACGTACGACACCCTCCGCACCGGACCGATCCCGCTGCGTATTTTCGTGGTCATGAACATCACCATTCTCGGCGCAGCCCTCTCCGGTCTGGCCGCAGCACAGCTCGCACGGCGTACCGGCAACGACGTCTTCGTCACCGACGCGAAACCGGCCGAGAAGACATCGGAAGCGGTCGGCATCCTGAAACGCGAGGGAATCGCCCACGAGTTCGGCGGACATACCGATCGGGCACTCGAAGCGGACCTCATCGTCACATCTCCCGGCGTCCCTCCTTCGAATATCGTACGTCAGCGGGCGGCCGAACGCGGCATCCCCGTCATCGGGGAACTGGAATACGCATCGCGTATGATGACGAATCCCCTCATCGCCATCACGGGTACGAACGGAAAGACGACGACGACGGCATTGACGGCATGGATACTGCAGCAGAGCGGGCGTTCGGCGGTAACGGCGGGCAACATCGGCACTCCCCTGTCGAGTCTCGTCGGCATGATATCTCCCGATACCATCGTCGTCGTGGAAGCCAGCAGCTATCAGCTCGATACGACCGTCAGCTTCAGGCCACGCGTCAGCATCCTCACCAACGTCACTCCCGACCATCTTTCCTATCACGGCACATTTGAACAGTATGTGCATGCGAAGTGGAAAATTTTCGCTAACCAACGCGATAATGATGTCGTAGTTTTGAACGCAGATGACCCGCATGCAGCTGCGGGTGCATCGACGGCACAAGGGATGGTCTCCATGTTTAGTACTTCACATGAAGTGGAACGTGGGGCGTTCGTCCGGGGGGACGAAATCATCCTGCGTGCCGGCTTGCAGCATAACGAGGAGATTCTCATGCCGGTACGCCGAATCGGACTGCCGGGAGTGCACAATTTGTACAACTCCCTTGCAGCCACCCTTGCCGCACGCGCCTTCGAAGTGCGCAACGAAGACATCCGCGACTCGCTCCAGTCGTTCGCCGGTGTCGAGCACCGCCTCGAATACGTACGGACCTTCCATGACGTACGCTATTACAATGACTCCAAGGCCACGAACGTCAATGCCGCCTGGTACGCACTGGCGAGCTTCGATCGTCCGATCGTCTGGATCGCCGGTGGCCGTGGGGACAACAACGACTACGGCCAGCTCGACGATCTGGTCGACACGAACGTGAAGGCCATCGTCTGCATCGGCGAGGAAACCGACACCATCTTCAACCACTGGTGCACGCGCAAGCGCTGCGTCAAGTCGCCTACGCTGCAGGACGCCGTCCGCCACGCTTCGGAACTGGCGGAACACGACGATATCGTTCTCTTCTCGCCTGCCTGCAAGAGTTTCGACATGTTCGACAACTTCGAGCAGCGCGGCAGAGTCTTCAAGGACCTGGTCTCCCAGCTCTGAAAGCACCCTCCCGATGCCGGTCATCACCGTTCGCGGTCTTCACAAGTCGTATGGAGACTTCCATGCCGTCAACGGTATCGACCTGACCGTCGAACAGGGTGACGTCTATGGCTTCCTCGGGCCGAACGGCGCGGGCAAGAGCACGACCATCCGCATGATGCTGTCGCTCGTCAAACCGACGTCCGGCACCGTCGCCCTCTTCGACAAACCCCTGACCACGCATCGTGAGGAAATCCTCCGCCGCGTCGGTGCCATCGTCGAGCGCCCGGATTTCTACAACTACCTCACGGCATACAGGAATCTCGAACTGCTCGGACGCCTGAGCCGTGCCGACGTGTCGACCGCATCCATCATGCGGGTCCTCGGTATCGTCGGCCTCGATACGCGGGCACATGACAAGGTGAAGACCTTCTCCCACGGCATGAAGCAGCGTCTGGGCATCGCCCAGGCCCTCCTGCACGATCCCGATCTCATCGTTCTCGACGAACCGACGACCGGCCTCGACCCGCAAGGCATGAAGGACATCCGCGAGCTCATCCTGTCGCTCAGCGCAGATCATCGCAAGACGGTCTTCCTGTCTTCGCATATCCTTCCCGAAGTGGAACTCACGGCCACGCGCATGATCGTGATCAACCGTGGCAAAACCATCGTGGAAGGATCGGTACAGGACCTGCTCAACGCCGGACGGCTGCGTGTGACGATCGAGACCGATCGCCCGCACGATGCCGTGACCGCGCTCGGCACGACGCCGTTCGCAGGACGTATCAACGGCATGACGGAGCGGGCGCTCATCCTCATGCTCGACCGTAACGAGATCGCCGGCGTCGTCCATCATCTCGATCAGCACGGCCTGGCCATCCACGGAGTCGTCCCCGTTCGCTCGCTCGAAGAGTACTTCCTCTCACTCGTGAGGGAAGCCTCATGATGATCACGGCATTGCGCGTCGAACTCGCCAAGGTCTTCAGCAAGTGGCGCACGTTCATCGGCTTCATCGCCATGACGCTGCTCGTACCCGTCATCGTACTCGCGATGAGTGCGGAGGGTGGACAGTACTTCTCCTTCGCCATGCAGACACTGCAGCAGGCCTTCACCTTCACGGGCAATCTGATGAACGGCTATACGGTAGCCTACATCATCTTCGGGGCGCTCTATCTCCACGTACCGTTCCTCGTGACGCTCGTGGCCGGGGACAGTCTCGCCGGCGAAGCCACGTCCGGTACCTATCGACTCCTCCTCACACGGCCGCTGACGCGCACGACGATGGTGACGTCGAAGTACCTCGCCTCCATGATCTACGTCAAGCTGCTCGTCCTGTGGATGGCCATCCTGTCGCTCGGTCTCGGCGTCCTCGTCCTCGGCACGGGCGAAGTCATCGTCATACGTTCCCAGATCACCATCATCGCCCAGAATGACGTCCTCTGGCGCTTCGCACTGGCCTATGCCTTCGCCATGCTGTCCATGATGACCGTCGCGAGCGTTGCCTTCCTCTGTTCGTCGCTCGTGGAGAACAGCATAGGACCGATCATGACGACGATGGCCATCATCATCGTCTTCACCATCATCTCCGCCATCGATCTGCCGCTGTTCGACTCCATACGACCGTTGCTGTTCACCAATCACATGAACGGCTGGAAGCTGCTGTTCGACGATCCGGTCGACTGGTCGCGCGTGGCGACGTCGGCATCGGTACTCGCAGGACACATGGCCGCCTGCTACGGTGCGGCCCTAATCATCGTCAGAAGGAAGGATATCCTTACATGAAGCGTCACGTTCTCGCCATCGTCGGAATCATCGTCCTCGCAGCCGGAATGTATGCACAGGAAGATCCCCAGGCCCTCATGCACCGTATGCGCGACCGCATGCTCGGCGCACGCACGTACGAGGCCGACATGCGCATCAAGGTCGACGTTCCCTTCCTCAAGGCTCCCGAATCACGGGCTCGTATACGGTTCGAACAACCGGACAAGACGCATATCGATGCGCCGGGCTTCGCCATGATTCCCAAACAGGGCGTGGATCTGTCCGGTGCACGCCTGCTCTCCAAGCCGTTCACGGCCGTCGACGCCGGACGTATGCCGTTCCAGGGAACGACGATGAGAAAGGTCAGGATCATCCCTACGAGCGATGCCGACGATATCGCAGTGGCCACGATATGGGTCGATACGACGATGCTCGTCCCACGTCGTGTG of Candidatus Kapaibacterium thiocyanatum contains these proteins:
- a CDS encoding bacitracin ABC transporter ATP-binding protein; the protein is MPVITVRGLHKSYGDFHAVNGIDLTVEQGDVYGFLGPNGAGKSTTIRMMLSLVKPTSGTVALFDKPLTTHREEILRRVGAIVERPDFYNYLTAYRNLELLGRLSRADVSTASIMRVLGIVGLDTRAHDKVKTFSHGMKQRLGIAQALLHDPDLIVLDEPTTGLDPQGMKDIRELILSLSADHRKTVFLSSHILPEVELTATRMIVINRGKTIVEGSVQDLLNAGRLRVTIETDRPHDAVTALGTTPFAGRINGMTERALILMLDRNEIAGVVHHLDQHGLAIHGVVPVRSLEEYFLSLVREAS
- a CDS encoding UDP-N-acetylmuramoylalanine--D-glutamate ligase; this translates as MNITILGAALSGLAAAQLARRTGNDVFVTDAKPAEKTSEAVGILKREGIAHEFGGHTDRALEADLIVTSPGVPPSNIVRQRAAERGIPVIGELEYASRMMTNPLIAITGTNGKTTTTALTAWILQQSGRSAVTAGNIGTPLSSLVGMISPDTIVVVEASSYQLDTTVSFRPRVSILTNVTPDHLSYHGTFEQYVHAKWKIFANQRDNDVVVLNADDPHAAAGASTAQGMVSMFSTSHEVERGAFVRGDEIILRAGLQHNEEILMPVRRIGLPGVHNLYNSLAATLAARAFEVRNEDIRDSLQSFAGVEHRLEYVRTFHDVRYYNDSKATNVNAAWYALASFDRPIVWIAGGRGDNNDYGQLDDLVDTNVKAIVCIGEETDTIFNHWCTRKRCVKSPTLQDAVRHASELAEHDDIVLFSPACKSFDMFDNFEQRGRVFKDLVSQL